One Ignavibacterium album JCM 16511 genomic region harbors:
- a CDS encoding methylmalonyl-CoA mutase family protein: MSSEIKLEEKLNLKKDFPVPSFDEWKKQVEADIKGESFEKKLITKTYEGIELKPIYTSDDIKNIPFLNNYPGFENFVRGTKASGYHSSEWEIAQEYSYALPEELNETLRYDLQRGLNSININLDLPTQLGIDADQSKPGEVGKGGLSISGIRKMQVLFDNIDLTEHPIHINAGFSALPFTLLFAAFTRELRLSLMNLKGSITSDPYDFLLKQGYLPYSLKQIFDEIKFSTQLMIRSNSPIRTIGVSGLNYNNAGANAVQELAFAFATAVEYLEEMLNRGLAIEEVVKRFKFTFGISSFYFMEIAKFRAARILWNNILKQYNVSEENRKIYIHGKTSQYNQTIIDPYVNMLRTTTEAFSAVVGGVDALTTNPFDEVFDVPDQFSRRISRNTQIILKEESHLDQVIDPAAGSFFVEALTAQLAESAWKLFQQIDESGGMFKAIESGFVQDEVNKIAEAKRKDFAKRKSILVGANMYANPKEELPEPKSPDYETIYKKRVEYIQKYRISGDDQKHKNILDKLQIIADTKSYDLVETAIEAYIDGAAIGEVASSIRSSGKEEIKVKPLKIHRASEIFEELRFASEDFRKKYGHKPKVFLAAMGPLKQYKARADFSRGFFEVGGFEIIYPSQGFKSTDEAVEAAIKSEAEIVTICSTDETYPEIVPPIVKLIKEKSPKKILVLAGYPKDQIEYHKKSGVDEFIFLGADAHSILSKLLKSIGVIV; encoded by the coding sequence ATGAGTTCTGAAATTAAACTTGAAGAAAAATTAAATCTTAAAAAAGATTTCCCCGTCCCTTCTTTTGATGAATGGAAAAAACAGGTTGAAGCTGACATTAAAGGTGAATCTTTCGAAAAGAAATTAATTACAAAAACTTACGAAGGCATTGAACTTAAACCGATTTACACTTCTGACGATATTAAAAACATTCCTTTCCTTAACAACTATCCCGGTTTTGAAAACTTTGTTCGGGGAACTAAAGCTTCAGGTTATCATTCTTCTGAGTGGGAAATTGCTCAGGAATATTCTTATGCTTTGCCGGAAGAATTAAATGAAACCCTTCGTTACGATTTGCAGCGAGGTCTTAATAGTATTAACATCAATTTAGATTTGCCAACTCAACTTGGAATCGATGCCGATCAATCAAAGCCCGGCGAAGTTGGAAAAGGTGGTCTTTCCATTTCCGGTATCAGAAAAATGCAGGTGCTGTTTGATAATATTGATTTAACTGAGCATCCGATTCATATAAATGCAGGATTCTCCGCTTTGCCTTTTACATTATTGTTTGCAGCATTCACGAGAGAATTACGTTTAAGTCTGATGAATCTTAAAGGTTCAATTACATCAGACCCTTATGATTTTCTTTTAAAGCAAGGTTATCTTCCTTATTCACTAAAACAGATTTTTGATGAAATAAAATTTTCAACTCAACTAATGATTCGCTCCAACTCACCTATCAGAACGATTGGCGTGAGTGGATTAAACTATAATAATGCTGGTGCCAATGCCGTTCAGGAGCTTGCATTTGCTTTTGCTACTGCAGTTGAATATCTGGAAGAAATGTTAAACCGCGGTCTTGCAATAGAAGAGGTTGTCAAAAGATTTAAATTCACCTTTGGAATAAGCTCATTCTATTTTATGGAAATTGCAAAATTCAGAGCAGCAAGAATTTTATGGAATAATATTCTTAAACAATACAATGTATCAGAAGAGAATAGAAAAATTTATATACACGGAAAAACATCACAGTATAACCAAACAATAATTGATCCTTATGTTAATATGCTTCGCACTACAACTGAAGCATTTTCTGCGGTTGTTGGTGGAGTTGATGCTCTTACAACAAATCCTTTTGATGAAGTATTCGATGTTCCGGATCAGTTTTCAAGACGAATTTCTCGTAACACTCAGATAATTCTTAAAGAAGAATCTCATCTTGATCAGGTAATTGATCCTGCTGCCGGTTCGTTCTTTGTTGAAGCACTCACTGCTCAACTCGCAGAGTCTGCATGGAAACTTTTCCAGCAAATAGATGAATCAGGTGGAATGTTCAAAGCTATTGAATCAGGATTCGTTCAGGATGAAGTGAATAAAATTGCAGAAGCAAAAAGAAAAGATTTTGCTAAAAGAAAATCAATTTTAGTCGGAGCGAATATGTATGCAAATCCGAAAGAAGAATTACCAGAACCAAAGTCTCCCGACTATGAAACAATCTATAAAAAACGAGTTGAGTATATTCAGAAATACAGAATTAGTGGTGATGATCAGAAGCATAAAAACATTTTAGATAAACTTCAGATTATTGCTGATACAAAATCTTATGATTTAGTGGAAACAGCCATTGAAGCATACATTGACGGTGCTGCAATCGGTGAAGTTGCAAGCTCTATTCGCTCGTCAGGAAAAGAAGAAATAAAAGTTAAACCGTTAAAGATTCATCGTGCTTCAGAAATATTTGAAGAATTACGTTTTGCCTCAGAAGACTTTAGAAAAAAATATGGGCACAAACCAAAAGTATTTTTAGCCGCCATGGGACCTTTGAAACAATATAAAGCTCGTGCTGATTTTTCACGAGGATTTTTTGAAGTCGGTGGATTTGAAATTATTTATCCATCACAAGGATTTAAATCTACTGATGAAGCCGTTGAAGCAGCCATTAAATCAGAAGCAGAAATAGTAACAATTTGTTCGACTGATGAAACATATCCGGAAATTGTTCCACCAATCGTAAAGTTAATAAAAGAAAAATCACCCAAAAAGATTTTAGTTCTTGCAGGATATCCGAAAGATCAGATTGAATATCATAAAAAATCCGGAGTTGATGAATTTATTTTTCTCGGAGCAGATGCACATTCCATATTATCAAAATTGTTGAAAAGTATTGGAGTGATTGTTTAA
- a CDS encoding PepSY domain-containing protein: MLRITLSAVLILTVFAFSACNDNSSTAPDLGSSNQSSVLQKTSDMTKSNGQVSVLSTTQINNGAHWEVKVDMPGDGGIVKFEYFVSNNELKEIKGLTPSFNYEVEPGNSLINYSAAKQIALNAVSGGIVEWKLEFDLSDNMWQYRFRISSGKEWEVRINATNGNVIRIKS; the protein is encoded by the coding sequence ATGTTACGAATAACTTTATCGGCAGTATTAATCTTAACTGTCTTTGCTTTTTCCGCTTGCAATGACAATTCTTCTACAGCGCCTGATTTGGGTAGTAGTAATCAATCTTCTGTTTTACAGAAGACCTCTGATATGACAAAGTCTAATGGACAGGTTTCTGTTTTATCAACAACACAAATAAACAATGGTGCTCACTGGGAAGTGAAAGTTGATATGCCCGGTGATGGAGGAATAGTAAAGTTCGAGTATTTTGTAAGCAACAATGAATTAAAAGAAATTAAAGGATTAACACCATCCTTTAACTACGAAGTTGAACCCGGTAACAGCTTAATTAATTATTCAGCAGCTAAGCAAATTGCACTTAATGCGGTAAGCGGTGGTATTGTTGAATGGAAACTTGAGTTTGATTTAAGCGACAATATGTGGCAATACAGATTCAGGATTTCTTCAGGCAAAGAATGGGAAGTAAGAATAAATGCAACTAACGGAAATGTAATAAGAATTAAAAGCTAA
- a CDS encoding four helix bundle protein → MNKKYDENNIVLNKSFDFALDIIELYKFLKCKNEFVISKQLLRSGTSIGANIEEANAAQTKKDFATKMALASKEARETRYWLRLLSKSNLIDYDYKNYLNKIDELIRIITAIVKTAQSNLSKH, encoded by the coding sequence ATGAATAAGAAGTACGACGAAAATAATATTGTGTTGAATAAGTCTTTTGATTTTGCACTTGATATTATTGAACTATATAAATTTCTTAAATGCAAAAATGAATTTGTAATCTCCAAACAACTTTTAAGATCTGGAACTAGCATCGGTGCAAATATAGAAGAAGCAAATGCTGCTCAAACTAAAAAAGATTTTGCAACTAAAATGGCCTTAGCTTCGAAGGAAGCACGTGAAACTCGATACTGGTTGAGATTACTGAGTAAAAGTAATTTAATAGATTATGACTATAAAAATTATTTAAACAAAATTGATGAATTAATAAGAATTATTACTGCGATTGTTAAAACGGCTCAATCCAATTTATCTAAACATTGA
- a CDS encoding zf-TFIIB domain-containing protein yields MIILELNKVEIDFCPNCSGIWLDEGELELLYSIDKSDSELQKLFQQTTSSKEKSYKCPICRKRMIKTQFSKTDLILDRCPQNHGIWFDKGELEKVLTIKSNSSSEKILSLLKDMFSYNKSQEAE; encoded by the coding sequence ATGATTATACTTGAACTGAACAAAGTCGAGATTGACTTTTGTCCGAACTGTTCTGGAATATGGCTTGATGAAGGTGAACTTGAATTGCTTTATTCGATTGATAAATCGGATAGTGAATTACAAAAGCTTTTTCAGCAAACCACTTCTTCAAAAGAAAAATCTTACAAGTGCCCGATTTGCAGAAAGCGAATGATAAAAACACAATTTAGTAAGACTGATTTGATTTTGGATAGATGTCCTCAAAATCATGGTATTTGGTTCGACAAGGGAGAACTTGAAAAAGTTTTAACGATAAAATCTAATTCTTCATCTGAAAAAATTCTTTCTTTATTAAAAGACATGTTTTCATACAACAAAAGCCAGGAGGCAGAATGA
- a CDS encoding DNA adenine methylase: MIKLDKYRKEEKESAKIKDLFYEYNLGAKPFLKWAGGKSQLLEKFRELYPFELKVGIIKNYYEPFLGSGAVFFHIVQNFRIENAFLYDINEELIITYKVIQRDINRLLDYLYDYQKVYYRLNKKKKQEFYYEQRTNYNLQRFNINYKSYSENWVPRAAQLIFLNRTCYNGLYRVNSKGEFNSPAGDYDNPKICDEENLLLVHKVLQLATIKACDFKEIKNDLSDHSFIYFDPPYRPLNTTSNFNSYSHHNFSDDEQKELAKVFKALHKDGHKLMLSNSDPKNVDPNDNFFDKLYEGFNIHRIQAKRMINSIATKRGEISELVITNYSNYLWEKDKKATLQVIN; the protein is encoded by the coding sequence ATGATTAAGCTAGATAAATACAGAAAAGAAGAAAAAGAATCGGCCAAAATAAAAGATCTTTTTTACGAATATAATTTAGGGGCTAAACCCTTTTTGAAATGGGCTGGCGGAAAAAGTCAATTGTTGGAGAAGTTTAGAGAACTATATCCTTTTGAACTCAAAGTCGGAATTATCAAAAATTATTATGAGCCATTTTTAGGCAGCGGTGCAGTATTTTTTCATATTGTGCAAAATTTCAGAATTGAAAATGCTTTTTTGTATGATATAAATGAGGAACTGATAATTACTTATAAAGTCATTCAAAGGGATATCAATAGATTACTGGATTATCTTTATGACTATCAAAAAGTATACTACAGATTAAATAAAAAGAAGAAGCAAGAATTTTATTATGAGCAACGAACTAATTATAACTTACAAAGATTTAATATCAATTATAAAAGTTACTCTGAAAATTGGGTCCCAAGGGCAGCACAATTGATATTTTTGAATAGGACTTGTTATAATGGACTCTATCGTGTTAATTCAAAAGGAGAGTTTAATTCACCCGCAGGAGATTATGATAATCCAAAAATCTGTGATGAGGAAAATTTACTACTAGTTCACAAAGTTCTTCAACTTGCTACAATTAAAGCCTGTGATTTCAAAGAAATTAAGAATGATCTTTCAGACCATTCCTTTATTTATTTTGATCCACCTTATAGGCCATTAAACACAACTTCAAATTTTAACTCCTATAGTCATCATAATTTTTCTGATGATGAACAAAAAGAATTAGCTAAAGTATTTAAGGCCCTTCATAAGGATGGTCATAAATTGATGCTAAGTAATTCGGATCCAAAAAATGTAGATCCGAATGATAATTTTTTTGATAAGCTTTATGAGGGTTTTAATATTCATAGGATACAAGCAAAAAGAATGATTAATTCTATTGCAACTAAAAGAGGTGAAATCAGCGAACTCGTTATCACCAACTATTCTAATTATTTATGGGAAAAGGACAAAAAGGCAACATTACAGGTAATCAACTAG
- a CDS encoding PD-(D/E)XK nuclease superfamily protein, producing the protein MGKGQKGNITGNQLEAAVKTVLSGKGFEIVKYREWAKSPSNFGNELLLTNVPYTTIYKHKGNTEFLLISKKYNCTIRIECKWQQTSGSVDEKLPYLYLNVIEAMPEGKILILIDGKGWKEGAIKWLKESVEQKRYTKEDSKKKDILVFNLTDFFTWANKTFL; encoded by the coding sequence ATGGGAAAAGGACAAAAAGGCAACATTACAGGTAATCAACTAGAAGCTGCTGTTAAAACAGTGCTATCTGGTAAAGGATTTGAAATTGTAAAATATCGTGAGTGGGCAAAATCACCTTCCAACTTTGGGAATGAATTATTACTTACCAACGTTCCTTACACAACAATTTATAAACACAAAGGGAACACTGAATTTCTTTTGATTTCAAAAAAATATAATTGCACCATTAGGATTGAGTGTAAATGGCAACAAACAAGTGGATCGGTTGATGAAAAACTTCCTTACTTATATCTTAATGTAATTGAAGCTATGCCTGAAGGTAAAATATTAATTTTAATAGATGGCAAGGGGTGGAAAGAAGGAGCTATCAAGTGGCTCAAAGAATCAGTTGAGCAAAAGAGATATACAAAAGAAGATAGTAAGAAAAAAGATATTCTTGTTTTCAATCTTACTGATTTCTTTACTTGGGCTAATAAAACTTTTCTATAA
- the scpA gene encoding methylmalonyl-CoA mutase: MKPNFKEIKLDLTVKQISKTEWKEKFKQETGKTVEDFIWETMEKIPVKPLYTQEDIKELEHTDYLSGLPPFLRGPYSTMYVQRPWTVRQYAGFSTAEESNAFYRRNLAQGQMGLSVAFDLATHRGYDSDHPRVVGDVGKAGVAIDTVEDMKILFDQIPLDKMSVSMTMNGAVIPVMAFYIVAAEEQGVKHEQLTGTIQNDILKEYMVRNTYIYPPEMSMRIIADIFKFTAKNMPKFNSISISGYHMQEAGATADLEMAYTLADGLEYVRTGIKAGMDIDEFAPRLSFFWAEGMNYFMEVAKLRAARLIWAKIIKQFNPKNPKSMSLRTHSQTSGWSLSEQDPFNNVVRTCIEALAAALGHTQSLHTNSLDEAIALPTDFSARIARNTQLYLQDETLITKVIDPWGGSYYVEALTDALLQKGWQHILEVESYGGMTKAIEAGIPKMRIEEAAARRQARIDSGKETIVGVNKFRLEKEEPIEILEVDNTAVRQNQIKRIQEVKQKRNETEVLHALDAITKAAQSGEGNLLELAIDAARKRATLGEISYAIEKVCGRYQAVTRTISGVYSSEYSKDDQLFNEVRKLTDEFAQREGRRPRIMIAKMGQDGHDRGAKVVATAYADMGFDVDVGPLFQTPEETAKQAVENDVHVVGMSSLAGGHKTLLPQLVDELKKLGREDIIVICGGVIPVQDYDYLYEHGASAIFGPGTKIPEAGKKIMELINERF; the protein is encoded by the coding sequence ATGAAACCAAATTTCAAAGAAATAAAACTCGACCTGACAGTAAAACAGATTTCCAAAACAGAATGGAAAGAAAAATTCAAACAGGAAACCGGAAAAACTGTGGAAGATTTTATCTGGGAAACTATGGAAAAAATACCTGTTAAACCTCTTTACACACAAGAAGATATAAAAGAACTTGAGCACACAGATTACCTCTCGGGTTTACCGCCATTCCTGCGCGGACCATATTCAACAATGTATGTTCAACGTCCCTGGACTGTTAGACAGTACGCTGGATTTTCAACAGCGGAAGAAAGCAATGCATTCTATCGCCGCAATCTTGCGCAAGGTCAAATGGGACTTTCAGTAGCTTTTGATCTTGCGACTCATCGTGGTTACGATTCAGATCATCCGAGAGTGGTTGGTGATGTTGGTAAAGCTGGAGTTGCGATTGATACAGTTGAAGATATGAAAATTCTCTTTGATCAGATTCCTCTTGATAAAATGTCTGTTTCAATGACGATGAACGGAGCTGTAATTCCGGTAATGGCATTTTACATAGTTGCTGCCGAAGAACAAGGTGTTAAACACGAACAGTTAACGGGAACAATTCAGAATGATATTCTGAAAGAATATATGGTTCGCAACACATATATCTACCCACCTGAAATGTCAATGAGAATCATTGCAGATATTTTCAAATTCACTGCGAAGAATATGCCTAAGTTTAATAGCATATCTATTTCAGGATATCATATGCAGGAAGCTGGTGCTACAGCCGATCTTGAAATGGCATATACTCTTGCTGATGGGTTGGAATATGTTCGAACCGGAATAAAAGCCGGAATGGACATTGATGAATTTGCACCAAGACTTTCATTCTTTTGGGCAGAAGGAATGAATTATTTTATGGAAGTTGCTAAGCTTCGGGCTGCTCGACTTATATGGGCAAAAATCATAAAACAATTCAATCCTAAAAATCCAAAGTCAATGTCACTGCGAACTCATTCACAAACTTCCGGTTGGTCTTTATCTGAACAAGATCCTTTTAATAATGTTGTTCGCACTTGCATTGAAGCATTAGCTGCCGCACTTGGTCACACACAATCTCTTCATACAAATTCACTTGATGAAGCCATCGCTCTTCCTACCGACTTCTCAGCCAGAATTGCAAGAAACACTCAACTTTACCTTCAGGATGAAACTTTGATCACCAAGGTTATTGATCCGTGGGGAGGTTCTTATTATGTTGAAGCATTAACTGACGCGCTTTTGCAAAAAGGCTGGCAACATATTCTTGAGGTTGAGTCTTATGGTGGAATGACAAAAGCTATTGAAGCCGGAATTCCAAAGATGCGGATTGAGGAAGCTGCTGCAAGAAGGCAAGCAAGAATAGATTCCGGTAAAGAAACAATCGTTGGTGTAAATAAATTCAGACTTGAAAAAGAAGAACCGATTGAAATTCTTGAAGTTGATAATACAGCAGTCAGACAAAATCAGATAAAAAGAATACAGGAAGTCAAACAGAAAAGAAATGAAACTGAAGTTCTGCATGCACTTGATGCAATTACAAAAGCAGCACAATCGGGTGAAGGCAATCTGCTCGAACTTGCAATTGATGCCGCAAGAAAAAGAGCAACACTTGGAGAAATTTCTTATGCAATTGAAAAAGTTTGCGGAAGGTATCAGGCAGTGACAAGAACAATATCAGGAGTTTATAGCAGCGAATATTCAAAAGATGATCAGCTTTTCAACGAAGTACGAAAGCTGACAGATGAATTTGCACAGCGAGAAGGTCGTCGTCCAAGAATTATGATTGCTAAAATGGGTCAGGATGGGCATGATAGAGGCGCAAAAGTAGTTGCAACTGCTTATGCCGATATGGGATTTGATGTTGATGTTGGTCCGCTTTTCCAGACACCTGAAGAAACAGCTAAGCAAGCCGTTGAAAACGATGTTCATGTTGTCGGAATGAGCTCACTTGCCGGTGGGCATAAAACACTTTTGCCGCAACTTGTTGATGAACTGAAAAAACTTGGAAGAGAAGACATAATTGTAATCTGCGGTGGCGTGATTCCTGTACAGGATTATGATTATCTTTATGAGCACGGAGCATCAGCTATTTTTGGTCCCGGCACAAAAATTCCCGAAGCAGGGAAGAAGATAATGGAGTTGATAAACGAAAGATTCTGA